From a region of the Sminthopsis crassicaudata isolate SCR6 chromosome 6, ASM4859323v1, whole genome shotgun sequence genome:
- the MYOD1 gene encoding LOW QUALITY PROTEIN: myoblast determination protein 1 (The sequence of the model RefSeq protein was modified relative to this genomic sequence to represent the inferred CDS: inserted 2 bases in 1 codon; deleted 4 bases in 4 codons), whose product MELLPPPLRDMDLAGPDGSLCSFTTADDFYDDPCFDSPDLRFFEDLDPRLVHVGALLKPDEHAHHPRSXVPGSREDEHVRAPSGHHQAGRCLLWACKAWKRKTTNADRRKAATMRERRRPEQGERGPFETLKRCTSSNPNQRLPKVEILRNAIRYIEGLQALLRDQDGAPPGSSAAFYPQGATAQARVVEHYSGDSDASSPRSNCSDGMMDYSGPLCSSRHRSGYDSSYYSDSPSDNNKPGTRDWLCPAWTASPAL is encoded by the exons ATGGAGCTGCTGCCCCCGCCACTGCGGGACATGGAC CTAGCGGGCCCCGACGGCTCCCTCTGCTCCTTTACTACGGCCGACGACTTTTACGATGACCCCTGCTTTGACTCCCCTGACCTGCGCTTCTTCGAGGACTTGGACCCACGCCTGGTGCACGTGGGCGCGCTCCTAAAACCCGACGAGCACGCGCACCATCCCCGCAG TGTCCCCGGGAGCCGGGAGGATGAGCACGTGCGCGCGCCCAGCGGCCACCACCAGGCCGGCCGCTGCCTGCTGTGGGCTTGTAAGGCGTGG AAACGCAAGACGACCAATGCGGACCGGCGCAAGGCC GCCACGATGCGGGAACGGCGCCGTCCTGAGCAAGGTGAACGAGGGCCCTTTGAGACCCTGAAGCGGTGCACGTCCAGCAATCCCAACCAGCGGCTGCCCAAGGTGGAGATCCTGCGCAACGCCATCCGCTACATCGAGGGGCTTCAGGCGCTGCTGAGAGACCAGGACGGGGCA CCCCCTGGCAGCTCCGCCGCCTTCTACCCCCAGGGGGCCACTGCCCAGGCGCGCGTGGTTGAGCATTACAGCGGAGACTCGGATGCATCCAGCCCGCGCTCCAACTGCTCGGATGGCATG ATGGATTACAGCGGCCCCCTGTGCAGCTCCAGGCACAGAAGTGGCTATGACAGCAGCTACTACAGTGATTCTCCAAGTG aCAACAACAAACCTGGGACAAGGGACTGGTTGTGTCCAGCCTGGACTGCCTCTCCAGCATTGTAG